AGTGATGCTAAACAGCAGGTAGATAAAATAGTTAAAGTTACTCAATCAAACCTTGCCAATTTATTAACTGACTCTGACCGCTTTGAAGCCAGCCAACTGCAAATTCAGGCCGAATATAAATACCAAGACCGCGAGCGCGTATTTGTTGGCTATCGTGCACAGCGCAGCATTATTGTTGAGCTAGCTAACCTCGACGGCTTAACTCGAATTCTTGATGCCGCCATGTTAAGTGGGGTGAATGAAGTACGCCAACTACAATACAAAAGCTCGCAAGAAGAGCAGTACAAGCAACAAGTACGGGCAATGGCAGTAAGTGACTCTTATGTAAAAGCGAAGCAATTGGCCGAAGGCTATGACGGCCAGCTAGGCCCGGTGGTTGAAGTTAATTACCGTAACCAATCTGCCATTCCAATGATGAAAATAGAGCGCGCCACCCTTGCCGCAACCGATGCGAATGCTGGCTCTTATCAGGCTGCTCAACTTATTTATAGAGATAGTGTTGATGTGAGTTTTGAAGTACTGACCGAAGACTAGTCTCTCGGCTTGTTCTCGCAGAAACAAAGCTTACTTAATGACTAAAAAATAAAGCCCAAGCGCTGCTAAGTGATAAGCAGGCTTGGGCTTTATGGTTTTTCCAAGACTAATAAGCCGCGTCGGCCACTACAAAATCGGTGGCGTTATTGGTGTCGACAAGCTCAGCCGCTAAAATCACTCGCGACGGTGCACTGTGGTACATTTTGCCTAACATTTCATGGCGAGCACCAGTAATCGCTAAGGCAATGCC
The Agarivorans aestuarii DNA segment above includes these coding regions:
- a CDS encoding SIMPL domain-containing protein (The SIMPL domain is named for its presence in mouse protein SIMPL (signalling molecule that associates with mouse pelle-like kinase). Bacterial member BP26, from Brucella, was shown to assemble into a channel-like structure, while YggE from E. coli has been associated with resistance to oxidative stress.); this translates as MNKLLLAGLVACSVSISPVFAALLHTSGEAKLVVIADQVQVDLHATSLAKTASDAKQQVDKIVKVTQSNLANLLTDSDRFEASQLQIQAEYKYQDRERVFVGYRAQRSIIVELANLDGLTRILDAAMLSGVNEVRQLQYKSSQEEQYKQQVRAMAVSDSYVKAKQLAEGYDGQLGPVVEVNYRNQSAIPMMKIERATLAATDANAGSYQAAQLIYRDSVDVSFEVLTED